The uncultured Carboxylicivirga sp. genomic interval ACTTTGCAGCTAGCTCCTGTACTTTGTTCTCACCAAAAATACGTTGACCTGCTTCATAAGCTTCTAAAATATCTTCGTTGGGTTTTGTTTTTGATACAGCTACCAGACAAGCTCTGCCTCCAACCTGCTGCGTAATATTCAGAAGATTCTCTTTGATTGACATACTAATATTATTTTATGCAAAGTTACATCAAGTAGTTCGAAAACGGAAAAGCCTCTTGAAAACAAGAGGCTCACTAATTGTCTGTATTCTCAATTATTTCGATTCAAGCTTATGAATAACCAAGCCTGAGCGAAGTTTAGGTTCAAACCAAGTTGTTTTAGGAGGCATGATATTACCTGTATCGGCAATATCAATTAATTGCTGCATCGACACTGGATACAAAGCAAAAGCGACAGCCATTTCACCTGAATCAACACGTTTTTGCAATTCACCTAAGCCTCTGATTCCACCAATAAAATCGATTCGTTTTGAACGACGTAAATCCTCAATTCCTAACATTTTGTCCAATACGTGTTCCGACAAAATAGTAACATCCAATACTCCAATTGGATCACTATCATCATAAGTACCTTGTTTGGCATTTAGCTTATACCATTTGCCTTGCAAATACATGCTGAATTCGTGCAATTCTGAAGGCTGATAAACATCCTCACCAACACACTCAACCGTAAATACATCATTCAATTTGGCTAACAATTCATCTACTGTAAGCCCGTTCAGGTCTTTAACAACACGATTATAATCAATAATTTTTAATTGATTATCAGGAAAATGGACAGCCATAAAATAATTATATGCCTCCTCTCCTGTATGATTTGGGTTTTGAGCCTGCTTTTCATCGCCAATATGAGCTGCCGCCGCTGTTCTGTGATGTCCATCTGCTACATAAGTTGCCGGAACTTTCGTTTTAAAAAGCTCTTCTAATTGTGCATTAACAGTAGCATCATTAATAGCCCAAAGCTGGTGCCCAAATCCATCTTCAGCAACAAAATCATAATCGGCATTCTGCGTATTTACAATATTTTCAACTATCGCATCAATTTCAGGTACTGCTTTATAAGAGAAAAACACTGGCTCAATATTAGCATCCAGATAGCGGGTTAATATCATTCTATCTTCTTCCTTATCCGGACGAGTTAATTCATGCTTTTTAATGATGCCATTATCATAATCATCGCAGGC includes:
- a CDS encoding DUF1015 family protein — translated: MAIVKPFKGLRPPQNIAQDLACLPYDVMNSEEAARMADGKDCSLLHITRAEIDCPEGTDIHSEEVYEKSVSNFKAFQEKGWLVQDDEVKYYIYAQTMEGRTQYGIVGAAACDDYDNGIIKKHELTRPDKEEDRMILTRYLDANIEPVFFSYKAVPEIDAIVENIVNTQNADYDFVAEDGFGHQLWAINDATVNAQLEELFKTKVPATYVADGHHRTAAAAHIGDEKQAQNPNHTGEEAYNYFMAVHFPDNQLKIIDYNRVVKDLNGLTVDELLAKLNDVFTVECVGEDVYQPSELHEFSMYLQGKWYKLNAKQGTYDDSDPIGVLDVTILSEHVLDKMLGIEDLRRSKRIDFIGGIRGLGELQKRVDSGEMAVAFALYPVSMQQLIDIADTGNIMPPKTTWFEPKLRSGLVIHKLESK